A single window of Streptomyces aquilus DNA harbors:
- a CDS encoding chitinase — protein sequence MSPQRRSTRLWSGVVTAALVAFSLSLAGAGQASAADVNNAKNAGFESGLTNWTCTASSGATVSSPVHSGAAALKATPAGQDNAKCTQSVAVKPNSTYTLSAWVQGGYSYLGVTGTGTTDVSTWTPDSASWKQLSTTFTTGSSTTSVTVYTHGWYGQAAYYADDLSVYGPDGGGGTDPTPTVPAAPAGLAVSGTSSSSVSLTWNTVSGATGYNVYRGGTKVTAVTGTSATVTGLAASTSYSFQVTATNSAGESPKSATVTGTTTATPTGPALPKHAVTGYWQNFNNGATVQKISDVQSQYDIIAVAFADATTTPGAVTFNLDSAGLGGYTVDRFKADIAAKKAAGKKVIISVGGQNGTVSINDSTSAANFANSVYSLMQTYGFDGVDIDLENGINATYMTQALRSLSSKAGSSLIITMAPQTIDMQSTSNGYFQTALNIKDILTVVNMQYYNSGSMLGCDGKVYSQGSVDFLTALACIQLEGGLAPSQVGLGLPASTSGAGSGYVSPTVVNNALDCLTKGTGCGSFKPSKTYPDLRGAMTWSTNWDASAGNAWSSAVGPHVHGLP from the coding sequence ATGTCCCCACAGAGACGATCGACCCGGCTCTGGTCCGGAGTCGTCACCGCCGCCCTCGTCGCCTTCTCCCTCTCCCTCGCGGGCGCGGGACAGGCCTCCGCAGCCGACGTCAACAACGCCAAGAACGCCGGATTCGAGTCCGGCCTGACCAACTGGACCTGCACGGCGAGCAGCGGGGCGACCGTCTCCTCGCCGGTCCACTCGGGCGCCGCCGCCCTGAAGGCGACCCCGGCGGGCCAGGACAACGCCAAGTGCACCCAGTCCGTCGCCGTGAAGCCCAACTCGACGTACACGCTGAGCGCCTGGGTCCAGGGCGGCTACTCCTACCTGGGCGTCACCGGCACCGGCACGACGGACGTGTCCACCTGGACCCCCGACTCCGCGTCCTGGAAGCAGCTGTCGACCACCTTCACCACCGGTTCCTCGACGACGTCGGTCACGGTCTACACCCACGGCTGGTACGGCCAGGCCGCCTACTACGCCGACGACCTCTCGGTCTACGGCCCCGACGGGGGCGGCGGCACCGACCCGACGCCGACGGTCCCGGCCGCACCGGCCGGCCTGGCGGTCTCCGGTACGTCGTCCTCGTCGGTGTCCCTGACCTGGAACACGGTCTCCGGCGCCACCGGCTACAACGTCTACCGGGGCGGCACGAAGGTGACGGCGGTGACGGGCACGTCGGCGACGGTGACGGGCCTCGCGGCCTCCACCTCGTACTCCTTCCAGGTCACGGCGACCAACTCGGCGGGTGAGTCCCCGAAGTCGGCGACCGTGACGGGCACGACGACGGCGACCCCGACCGGCCCGGCGCTCCCGAAGCACGCGGTCACCGGCTACTGGCAGAACTTCAACAACGGCGCCACCGTCCAGAAGATCTCCGACGTCCAGTCCCAGTACGACATCATCGCCGTGGCCTTCGCGGACGCGACGACGACGCCGGGCGCGGTGACCTTCAACCTCGACTCGGCCGGTCTCGGCGGTTACACCGTGGACCGGTTCAAGGCGGACATCGCGGCGAAGAAGGCGGCGGGGAAGAAGGTGATCATCTCGGTCGGCGGCCAGAACGGCACGGTGTCCATCAACGACTCCACCTCGGCGGCCAACTTCGCCAACTCGGTCTACTCCCTGATGCAGACGTACGGCTTCGACGGCGTCGACATCGACCTGGAGAACGGCATCAACGCCACCTACATGACCCAGGCGTTGCGGTCGCTGTCCTCGAAGGCGGGCTCGTCGCTGATCATCACGATGGCGCCGCAGACCATCGACATGCAATCCACGTCGAACGGCTACTTCCAGACCGCCCTCAACATCAAGGACATCCTCACCGTCGTCAACATGCAGTACTACAACAGCGGTTCGATGCTGGGCTGCGACGGCAAGGTGTACTCACAGGGCTCGGTGGACTTCCTCACCGCGCTGGCCTGCATCCAGCTGGAGGGTGGACTCGCCCCGTCCCAGGTGGGGTTGGGCCTGCCCGCCTCGACGAGCGGCGCGGGCAGCGGGTACGTGTCACCGACGGTCGTGAACAACGCCCTGGACTGCCTGACCAAGGGCACGGGGTGCGGTTCCTTCAAGCCGTCCAAGACCTACCCCGACCTGCGGGGCGCGATGACCTGGTCGACGAACTGGGACGCCTCGGCCGGGAACGCGTGGTCGAGCGCGGTGGGGCCGCACGTGCACGGGCTGCCGTAG
- the cpaB gene encoding Flp pilus assembly protein CpaB: MNSRQRRGVILLILSVVCALAAFAGVLSVIDDVKSKVGPEVTAYEVKAEIPPYTALSRAQFEKISMPERWLSANAVTDLRDIEGKIAVTKLEKGSLLQSDMIVAQPALQPGQQEVAIMIDAATGVAGKITPGSTVNVYATFEGEREGAPAQSKIIVTNAKVLDVGRLTPLDPDESNRDQRTKEAVPITFALSTLDAQRLTYAESFAERVRLALVAPGGDQQVPDQDRTYELAKDK, from the coding sequence ATGAACTCCCGTCAGCGCCGCGGCGTCATACTCCTGATCCTGTCGGTCGTCTGCGCCCTGGCGGCCTTCGCCGGTGTGCTGTCCGTCATCGACGACGTGAAGTCCAAGGTCGGCCCCGAGGTCACCGCGTACGAGGTCAAGGCCGAGATCCCGCCCTACACGGCGCTGAGCAGGGCCCAGTTCGAGAAGATCTCGATGCCCGAGCGGTGGCTGTCGGCCAACGCCGTCACCGATCTCCGCGACATCGAGGGCAAGATCGCGGTGACCAAGCTGGAGAAGGGCTCCCTGCTGCAGAGCGACATGATCGTGGCACAGCCGGCTCTGCAGCCCGGGCAGCAGGAGGTCGCCATCATGATCGACGCGGCGACCGGCGTCGCCGGCAAGATCACGCCGGGCTCCACGGTCAACGTGTACGCCACCTTCGAGGGCGAGCGGGAGGGTGCTCCCGCCCAGTCCAAGATCATCGTAACCAATGCCAAAGTCCTCGACGTCGGCAGGCTGACCCCGCTCGACCCCGACGAGAGCAACCGGGACCAGCGCACCAAGGAAGCCGTCCCGATCACCTTCGCCCTCTCCACCCTCGACGCCCAGCGCCTCACCTACGCCGAGTCGTTCGCCGAGCGGGTCCGCCTCGCCCTGGTGGCTCCCGGCGGCGACCAGCAGGTCCCCGACCAGGACCGCACGTACGAACTCGCGAAGGACAAGTGA
- a CDS encoding AAA family ATPase, protein MPTRILPAVGDADAVRSITTLLSQLPDAEPVAPVVDSTQLVDTLARLAAESVDELPEVVVVHERIGPVPALELIREVALRFPAVGVILVTSDASPGLFQAAMDYGARGLVALPLHYDELASRVQAVAAWSVGVRRHLGAGADVFTGVGGTVVTVSGAKGGVGATLTAIQLALAAQASGRSTVLVDMDLQTGDIASFLDVQFRRSVVDLAAITDISPRVLADAVFRHDTGVALLLAPGEGERGEEVTDRAARQIVSALRSRYEVVVVDCGAQLGGAGAAAVEMADAALLVTTPDVVAVRGAKRAVRMWDRLQIRKAEETTVVVNRHTRGTEIQPHLIQKITGTPVAGTAIPAHFKELQGVVDAGRVHELDNKSTVKQALWALAGELGLVKAREGAGAHKGGGRGDRGAVSFRRRRELGP, encoded by the coding sequence ATGCCCACGAGGATCCTGCCGGCCGTAGGCGACGCGGACGCCGTCCGCTCCATCACCACCCTCCTCAGCCAGCTCCCGGACGCCGAACCGGTCGCCCCGGTGGTCGACTCCACCCAGCTCGTCGACACCCTGGCCCGGCTGGCCGCCGAGTCCGTCGACGAACTCCCCGAGGTCGTCGTCGTCCACGAACGCATCGGCCCGGTCCCCGCGCTGGAGCTCATCCGCGAAGTCGCCCTGCGCTTCCCGGCGGTGGGCGTCATCCTCGTCACCTCCGACGCGAGCCCCGGCCTGTTCCAGGCGGCCATGGACTACGGCGCCCGCGGCCTGGTCGCCCTCCCGCTCCACTACGACGAGCTGGCCAGCCGCGTCCAGGCCGTCGCCGCCTGGTCGGTGGGGGTACGACGTCATCTCGGCGCCGGGGCCGACGTGTTCACCGGCGTCGGCGGCACCGTGGTCACCGTCAGCGGCGCGAAGGGCGGGGTGGGCGCGACCCTCACCGCCATCCAACTCGCCCTGGCCGCCCAGGCGTCCGGCCGCTCCACCGTGCTGGTCGACATGGACCTCCAGACCGGCGACATCGCCTCCTTCCTGGACGTCCAGTTCCGCCGGTCGGTGGTCGACCTCGCGGCGATCACGGACATCTCACCGAGGGTCCTCGCGGACGCCGTCTTCCGCCACGACACGGGCGTCGCCCTGCTCCTCGCCCCCGGCGAGGGCGAACGCGGCGAGGAGGTCACCGACCGCGCCGCCCGCCAGATCGTCAGCGCCCTGCGCTCGCGCTACGAGGTGGTCGTCGTCGACTGCGGCGCACAACTCGGCGGCGCGGGCGCCGCGGCGGTGGAGATGGCGGACGCGGCCCTGCTGGTCACCACGCCGGACGTGGTCGCGGTACGCGGCGCCAAGCGGGCCGTCCGCATGTGGGACCGGCTCCAGATCCGCAAGGCCGAGGAGACGACCGTCGTCGTCAACCGGCACACCCGCGGTACGGAGATCCAGCCGCACCTGATCCAGAAGATCACCGGCACGCCGGTCGCCGGGACGGCGATCCCCGCCCACTTCAAGGAACTCCAGGGAGTCGTGGACGCGGGCCGCGTGCACGAACTCGACAACAAGAGCACCGTCAAGCAGGCCCTGTGGGCCCTGGCGGGGGAGCTGGGGCTGGTCAAGGCACGGGAGGGGGCCGGTGCGCACAAGGGCGGCGGGCGGGGCGACCGGGGCGCGGTGAGCTTCCGCAGGCGCAGGGAGCTGGGACCGTGA
- a CDS encoding pilus assembly protein, translating into MTPLIIATLVLVWQFVLVGYTFTLAGHAADEAVRAGTASEGQAACQEAGLKDLPGAWQGDAEVTCTADGDYVTADVSLKVPVLFPGSIGFPFTVEGHAGAVQEEKD; encoded by the coding sequence ATGACACCGCTGATCATCGCCACCCTGGTGCTGGTGTGGCAGTTCGTGCTGGTGGGCTACACGTTCACGCTGGCCGGACATGCCGCCGACGAGGCGGTACGGGCGGGGACGGCATCGGAGGGCCAGGCGGCCTGCCAGGAGGCGGGCCTCAAGGACCTGCCGGGCGCGTGGCAGGGGGACGCCGAGGTGACCTGCACAGCCGACGGCGACTACGTCACCGCCGACGTGTCCCTGAAGGTGCCCGTGCTCTTCCCCGGCTCGATCGGCTTCCCGTTCACCGTCGAGGGCCACGCGGGGGCCGTGCAGGAGGAGAAGGACTGA
- a CDS encoding TadE/TadG family type IV pilus assembly protein produces the protein MSYDRKVLDAREARRDRGQVAIEYLGFIPILLLVALAGVQVGLIAYAAQQAGTAARAGARAASLERSAQEGCANTVSDWLSVSCSAAQGDDTVTVTATVDIPLLVWDFGNATKTATMPLDH, from the coding sequence ATGTCGTACGACAGGAAAGTCCTAGACGCTCGTGAAGCCCGGCGTGACCGGGGCCAAGTCGCCATCGAGTACCTGGGTTTCATCCCGATCCTGCTCCTCGTCGCCCTCGCCGGCGTCCAGGTCGGGCTCATCGCCTACGCCGCCCAGCAGGCCGGCACGGCGGCCAGGGCGGGGGCGCGGGCGGCCTCGCTGGAGCGCAGCGCACAGGAAGGCTGCGCGAACACGGTGAGCGACTGGCTGTCCGTGTCCTGCTCGGCCGCCCAGGGCGACGACACGGTGACGGTCACCGCCACCGTCGACATCCCCCTCCTCGTCTGGGACTTCGGTAACGCGACCAAGACCGCCACCATGCCGCTCGACCACTGA
- a CDS encoding CpaF family protein codes for MSLRARISTPEENGARGEDGHLVSSYRAKLLEEIDLAEMSSLAAAERRARLERVLGHIISREGPVLSTVERSQLIRRVVDEALGLGILEPLLEDASITEIMVNGPDAIFVERGGRVEQLPLRFPSHDQLMQTIERIVSTVNRRVDESNPMVDARLPSGERVNVIIPPLSLTGATLTIRRFPRSFTLHEMIGFGSLDEHMLYLLAGLVRAKFNIIVSGATGTGKTTLLNALSGLIPEHERIITIEDSAELQLQQAHVIRLESRPPNVEGKGQITIRDLVRNSLRMRPDRIVVGEVRGGESLDMLQAMSTGHDGSLATVHANSTEDALMRLKTLASMSEVGVPFEALHDQINSAVDVIIQLTRFPDGARRITEIAVLDSHGGEPYRLATVARFDAEPMAADGRVYGTFAYAPLPRRTANRLYMAGQPIPQAFGVAQSVAELTTRETR; via the coding sequence ATGAGCCTGCGCGCACGCATCAGCACCCCCGAGGAGAACGGCGCCCGGGGCGAGGACGGCCACCTCGTCTCGTCGTACCGCGCCAAGCTCCTGGAGGAGATCGACCTCGCGGAGATGAGTTCGCTCGCGGCGGCCGAGCGCCGGGCCCGGCTTGAGCGGGTGCTCGGGCACATCATCAGCCGTGAGGGCCCGGTGCTGTCGACGGTCGAGCGCTCGCAGCTGATCCGGAGGGTGGTCGACGAGGCACTCGGCCTCGGCATCCTGGAACCCTTGCTGGAGGACGCGTCGATCACCGAGATCATGGTGAACGGCCCGGACGCGATCTTCGTCGAACGCGGCGGCAGGGTCGAGCAGTTGCCGCTCCGCTTCCCCTCCCACGACCAGCTGATGCAGACGATCGAGCGGATCGTGTCGACGGTCAACCGCCGCGTGGACGAGTCGAACCCGATGGTCGACGCCCGCCTCCCCTCCGGCGAGCGCGTGAACGTGATCATCCCGCCCCTGTCCCTGACGGGCGCGACCCTGACCATCCGCCGCTTCCCCCGCTCCTTCACGCTCCACGAGATGATCGGCTTCGGCTCGCTGGACGAGCACATGCTGTATCTGCTGGCGGGGTTGGTGCGGGCGAAGTTCAACATCATCGTCTCGGGCGCGACGGGCACCGGGAAGACCACCCTGCTGAACGCCCTCTCCGGCCTCATCCCCGAGCACGAACGCATCATCACCATCGAGGACTCGGCCGAACTCCAGCTCCAGCAGGCCCACGTCATCCGGCTCGAATCCCGCCCCCCGAACGTCGAGGGCAAGGGCCAGATCACCATCCGCGACCTGGTCCGCAACTCCCTGCGCATGCGCCCCGACCGCATCGTCGTCGGTGAGGTCCGCGGCGGCGAGTCCCTCGACATGCTCCAGGCGATGTCCACCGGCCACGACGGCTCGCTCGCCACGGTCCACGCCAACAGCACCGAGGACGCCCTGATGCGGCTCAAGACCCTCGCGTCGATGTCCGAGGTCGGCGTCCCCTTCGAGGCGCTGCACGACCAGATCAACAGCGCGGTCGACGTCATCATCCAGCTGACCCGCTTCCCGGACGGGGCCCGCAGGATCACCGAGATCGCCGTGCTGGACAGCCACGGCGGCGAACCGTACCGCCTGGCCACGGTCGCCCGCTTCGACGCCGAGCCGATGGCGGCGGACGGCCGTGTCTACGGCACCTTCGCGTACGCCCCGCTGCCGCGCCGCACCGCGAACCGCCTCTACATGGCGGGCCAGCCGATCCCGCAGGCCTTCGGCGTGGCCCAGTCCGTGGCCGAGCTGACGACCCGAGAGACCAGGTAG
- a CDS encoding type II secretion system F family protein — MELHTLVQLATGLTLLTCGLAVAGLHAYAMGRAQRQALIDRLSATGQIEVGGRRRRFPKLDRRLRRTRFGRKLELRLAATGLDITPGEFFVYMMSSAAGLFLIGQASLAPFFGPIAGLLGIWAALQFLNWQRQKRIEKFINQLPELSRILANATQAGLALRTAIGMAAEELEAPAGEELGKVANQLALGASLDDALGEMAERLPSRELVVLVTTLVLSNRAGGQVVGALRNLTETLEERKETRREVRTQLSQVNMTSYAVPVLGIGSLFLMNGVKDGALDRMTGSPIGQGVVIVAFAMYAVGFILIRRLSRIDV; from the coding sequence ATGGAACTGCACACCCTCGTCCAGCTCGCCACCGGCCTCACCCTGCTCACCTGCGGCCTCGCGGTGGCCGGCCTGCACGCGTACGCCATGGGCAGGGCCCAGCGCCAGGCCCTCATCGACCGCCTCTCGGCGACCGGCCAGATCGAGGTGGGCGGCCGCAGGCGCCGCTTCCCGAAACTGGACCGGCGGCTGCGCCGCACCCGGTTCGGCAGGAAGCTGGAGCTACGGCTCGCGGCGACCGGCCTCGACATCACGCCGGGCGAGTTCTTCGTCTACATGATGTCCAGCGCGGCCGGCCTGTTCCTGATCGGCCAGGCGTCCCTGGCCCCCTTCTTCGGCCCGATCGCGGGCTTGCTGGGCATCTGGGCGGCCCTCCAGTTCCTCAACTGGCAACGCCAGAAGCGCATCGAGAAGTTCATCAACCAACTCCCCGAGCTGTCCCGCATCCTGGCCAACGCCACCCAGGCGGGCCTGGCCCTGCGCACGGCGATCGGCATGGCGGCGGAGGAGCTGGAGGCCCCGGCGGGGGAGGAGCTGGGCAAGGTGGCGAACCAGCTGGCACTGGGCGCGTCACTGGACGACGCGCTGGGGGAGATGGCGGAGCGGCTGCCGTCGAGGGAACTGGTCGTCCTGGTGACGACCCTGGTCCTCTCCAACCGGGCGGGCGGCCAAGTGGTCGGCGCCCTGCGCAACTTGACGGAGACGCTGGAGGAGCGGAAGGAGACGAGGAGGGAAGTCCGTACGCAACTCTCCCAGGTCAACATGACGTCGTACGCCGTCCCGGTCCTCGGCATCGGCTCCCTGTTCCTGATGAACGGGGTGAAGGACGGCGCCCTGGACCGCATGACCGGCTCCCCGATCGGCCAGGGCGTGGTGATCGTGGCGTTCGCGATGTACGCGGTGGGCTTCATCCTGATCCGCCGCCTGTCCCGTATCGACGTGTGA
- a CDS encoding DUF5936 domain-containing protein, protein MGIALALLMGLSVWGVFAGIRMYRADAKLPSDLMLALEVGATRTGAVDSVIDRLGMRYAPAVLRLMGPKQVAKYRRKIDLAGNPGGLTIDRYAARRAVYGFLGGFGGLLCVMRGSWLLALLLFAFGAFWTEVGIWSAIRVRKDVIERTLPDFLDVLAVVVSAGLGFRQALDRVATKYEGPWADELRITLRQMDLGMSRRQAFAELRRRNDSEQVAMFVSALQQGEELGAPIVDTLIALAKDMRRTDAQNARRKAARAVPKATMMITTFMVPATMLLLGAGLILGSGTDFGSITGK, encoded by the coding sequence ATCGGAATCGCACTCGCGCTGCTGATGGGACTGTCCGTCTGGGGCGTCTTCGCGGGCATCCGCATGTACCGGGCGGACGCGAAGCTGCCGAGCGACCTGATGCTGGCCCTGGAGGTCGGCGCCACGCGCACGGGCGCGGTGGACTCGGTGATCGACCGGCTGGGGATGCGGTACGCCCCGGCGGTACTGCGGCTGATGGGCCCGAAGCAGGTGGCGAAGTACCGGCGGAAGATCGACCTGGCGGGCAACCCGGGCGGCCTGACGATCGACCGCTACGCGGCACGCCGGGCGGTGTACGGCTTCCTGGGCGGCTTCGGCGGCCTGCTGTGCGTCATGCGGGGCAGCTGGCTCCTGGCCCTCCTCCTCTTCGCGTTCGGGGCGTTCTGGACGGAGGTCGGCATCTGGTCGGCGATCCGCGTCCGCAAGGACGTCATCGAGCGCACCCTGCCGGACTTCCTGGACGTCCTGGCGGTGGTGGTCAGCGCGGGCCTGGGATTCCGGCAGGCGCTGGACCGGGTGGCGACGAAGTACGAGGGCCCGTGGGCCGACGAACTGCGCATCACGCTGCGCCAGATGGACCTCGGCATGAGCCGCAGGCAGGCGTTCGCGGAGCTGCGTCGCCGCAACGACTCCGAACAGGTCGCGATGTTCGTGTCGGCACTGCAACAGGGCGAGGAGTTGGGCGCCCCCATCGTCGACACCCTCATCGCCCTCGCCAAGGACATGCGCCGCACCGACGCCCAGAACGCCCGCCGCAAGGCCGCGCGCGCGGTTCCCAAGGCCACGATGATGATCACGACGTTCATGGTCCCGGCGACGATGCTGCTCCTGGGGGCCGGCCTGATCCTGGGTTCGGGGACGGACTTCGGCTCGATCACGGGGAAGTAG
- a CDS encoding sensor histidine kinase translates to MAMTKARAEALATVRSAADGAEAPQGPPALDDESCTGGAGGNPNPAEGRVPTHAPAPAPTIPLQANALQAMCRQVFGFRLAMIALAAPAALLNAAPGLSARLVAAAVLVTFMGSYVLFRDWERFGPLLLRHPTLLAADTLFGALLLISAGPDTTLAYVSVCTPLLAGLVYGWRGAGCFASLQGLILVTVYAASKDLHPTVAEALLLPGLCVVTGAMGVTLRNLLLRFGAATQALTTVQARLAATEAVATERARLAREMHDSVAKTLHGVALAADGLAASAGATDTDPALLRSQADLVARSARRAAAESRELLADLRRQATPHQSMDVMAELSARTTDFSTRTNIPATYHPTGDDQATLPPLPPTVARNLLTIATEAMENAHRHASPTQVDVSAGVHGDLLRITVYDDGRGLPQDTTLEQLRRAGHFGLVGMVERAASMGARIRIGRGDHPKGTEVRLELPLATIREIREIREEAA, encoded by the coding sequence ATGGCGATGACGAAGGCGAGGGCGGAGGCCCTCGCGACTGTGCGGTCAGCCGCCGACGGCGCTGAGGCCCCACAGGGGCCACCCGCACTCGACGACGAAAGCTGCACGGGTGGTGCGGGTGGGAACCCAAATCCGGCCGAAGGCCGTGTGCCCACCCACGCACCCGCACCCGCACCCACAATCCCCCTCCAAGCCAACGCGCTCCAAGCCATGTGCCGCCAAGTCTTCGGCTTCCGCCTGGCCATGATCGCGCTCGCCGCCCCCGCCGCCCTCCTCAACGCCGCCCCCGGCCTGAGCGCACGCCTGGTCGCCGCAGCAGTACTGGTCACCTTCATGGGTTCCTACGTCCTCTTCAGAGACTGGGAACGCTTCGGCCCCCTACTCCTCCGCCACCCCACCCTCCTGGCCGCGGACACCCTCTTCGGCGCCCTCCTCCTCATCTCGGCCGGCCCCGACACCACCCTCGCCTACGTCAGCGTCTGCACCCCCCTCCTCGCGGGCCTCGTCTACGGCTGGCGAGGCGCAGGCTGCTTCGCCTCCCTCCAGGGCCTGATCCTCGTAACCGTCTACGCCGCCTCGAAGGACCTCCACCCCACAGTCGCCGAGGCGCTGCTCCTGCCCGGCCTCTGCGTGGTCACGGGCGCGATGGGCGTGACCCTGCGCAACCTCCTCCTCCGCTTCGGTGCGGCCACCCAGGCCCTGACCACGGTCCAGGCCCGCCTGGCAGCAACAGAAGCAGTGGCCACGGAACGCGCCCGCCTGGCCCGCGAGATGCACGACTCGGTGGCGAAGACCCTGCACGGCGTGGCCCTGGCGGCAGACGGCCTGGCGGCCTCGGCGGGAGCGACGGACACGGACCCGGCCCTGCTGAGGAGCCAGGCCGACCTGGTGGCCCGCTCGGCCCGCAGGGCAGCCGCGGAATCCCGCGAACTCCTGGCCGACCTACGCCGCCAGGCAACTCCGCACCAGTCCATGGACGTGATGGCCGAACTGTCGGCCAGAACAACGGACTTCAGCACCCGCACCAACATCCCCGCCACCTACCACCCCACCGGCGACGACCAGGCCACCCTCCCCCCGCTCCCACCCACCGTGGCCCGCAACCTCCTCACCATCGCCACGGAGGCCATGGAGAACGCCCACCGCCACGCGTCCCCCACCCAGGTGGACGTGAGCGCAGGGGTCCACGGCGACCTCCTGCGGATCACGGTCTACGACGACGGCCGCGGCCTCCCCCAGGACACCACCCTCGAACAACTCCGCAGAGCAGGCCACTTCGGCTTGGTGGGCATGGTCGAGCGGGCAGCCTCGATGGGCGCCCGCATCCGCATCGGCCGAGGAGACCACCCCAAGGGCACGGAGGTCCGCCTGGAACTCCCGCTGGCCACGATCCGAGAGATCCGTGAGATCCGAGAGGAGGCCGCATGA
- a CDS encoding response regulator transcription factor — protein sequence MPDQTIPHNPVEPVEPVEPTEEPRRTHLRVLVADDNPVVRAGLTALLSGREDITVVAEATDGREAYEAARRHRPDVILLDVRMPGVDGISALPHLVPIAPVLMLTYSSESEIVHEALRRGAGGYLVHGEFTADQLVAAVRDIGSGSAHFTVSAAGAVMAGLRSSKPVPLPENLGLASATAYDTEISSTRPQGTSGKLLSRLQPPVAQSRYQLSVREAEIMELIASGMNNQQIAATCFISEKTVKNHINRIFAKLHSTSRAEAAAKWLGTAPESHGDLR from the coding sequence ATGCCCGACCAGACGATCCCCCACAACCCGGTCGAGCCGGTTGAGCCGGTTGAGCCGACCGAGGAACCCCGACGCACCCATCTACGCGTCCTGGTGGCGGACGACAACCCGGTGGTCCGCGCGGGCCTCACCGCCCTCCTCTCCGGCCGCGAGGACATCACGGTCGTGGCGGAGGCGACGGACGGCCGCGAGGCCTACGAGGCCGCCCGGCGCCACCGCCCCGACGTGATCCTCCTGGACGTCCGGATGCCCGGGGTGGACGGCATCTCGGCCCTCCCGCACCTGGTGCCGATCGCCCCGGTGCTGATGCTGACGTACAGCAGCGAGTCGGAGATCGTCCACGAGGCCCTCCGCCGAGGCGCGGGCGGCTACTTGGTGCACGGCGAGTTCACCGCGGACCAACTGGTGGCGGCGGTACGGGACATCGGCTCGGGCAGCGCCCATTTCACCGTGTCGGCGGCGGGTGCCGTAATGGCCGGACTACGAAGCTCGAAGCCCGTACCCCTGCCGGAGAACCTGGGCCTGGCAAGTGCAACTGCATACGATACAGAGATCTCAAGCACCCGCCCACAAGGGACTTCTGGCAAACTACTTTCGCGATTGCAACCACCTGTGGCACAGTCTCGGTATCAACTCAGCGTGAGGGAGGCGGAGATCATGGAGCTCATCGCATCCGGCATGAACAACCAGCAGATCGCCGCCACTTGCTTCATCAGCGAGAAGACCGTCAAGAACCACATCAACCGCATCTTCGCCAAACTCCACAGCACCAGCCGAGCCGAGGCCGCCGCCAAGTGGCTCGGAACGGCCCCGGAATCACATGGAGACCTGCGGTGA
- a CDS encoding Flp family type IVb pilin, with product MSNWINTTVSYLKARVERNDKGQTAVEYLGIIAVVVAIILILLGTDFGNQIADAITTKIGEITG from the coding sequence ATGAGCAACTGGATCAACACCACGGTCTCGTACCTCAAGGCCCGCGTCGAGCGGAACGACAAGGGACAGACGGCCGTGGAGTACCTGGGCATCATCGCGGTGGTCGTAGCGATCATCCTGATCCTCCTCGGCACGGACTTCGGCAACCAGATCGCCGACGCCATCACCACGAAGATCGG